One region of Quercus lobata isolate SW786 chromosome 2, ValleyOak3.0 Primary Assembly, whole genome shotgun sequence genomic DNA includes:
- the LOC115976267 gene encoding receptor-like protein kinase FERONIA has protein sequence MLTLALYLFLFPLLPYLVAATENPQPYNATDYFLLNCGLISTQTSNDGRKWEDDAKFSLPYMPNTSLVSTASKQDPSVEIVPYMTARTFHNQFTYSFPVSPGQKFVRLYFYPVSYSSGLDITKSYFSVTANSFTLLSNYSAYLNVFGTSPPLANREFIINVLQTDERLNITFIPSPSSFAFINGIEVVSMPNNLYTDHTDDSVTFVGNNYFYNFDDTTALETLYRVNVAGQGISSVKDTGMYRVWEQDEKYIFGGDLGTTPFLSNAKIQYTNHTPAYTAPETVYRTYRTMNPDSHVNLKTNLTWFFTVDVGFLYLVRLHFCETQLEVTEENERIFTIFINNQTAEREADVIHWSGGSKIPVYKDYVVSVQDEKPGKQELWLALHPNMNSKPEYANAILNGLEIFKLNKTDGSLAGLNPDPIPSTSPPIATRDLPLTKPKHNLTTTAIIAIAVGAIFGIALLSVLSFFIFRRRKRVKDLSKTKSNTINGSSLPSAVCRYFPFSEIRAATNSFDDVLIIGFGGFGNVYKGYIDDGATQVAIKRLKSGSQQGAHEFRTEIELLSQLRHHNLVSLIGYCNENSEMILVYDYMTRGTLRDHLYNTNNPPLSWKQRLEICIGAAYGLQYLHAGAKHTVIHRDVKSSNILLDENWVAKVSDFGLSKLGPTSLSKTHVSTEVKGSFGYMDPEYYRLQQLTEKSDVYSFGVVLCEVLSARPPLLRTAKKNQMSLVDWFQECYRNQMLDEIVDSFLEGLIVPESLKKFGEVGVSCLLDDGIKRPSMNDVVWGLEFALQLHESPKNISLDETKIEMVDIEKSLYPMYAIGDSSDSMFASSSELVWNSKGSGVTMTSSEEKILDYTQSDKLMSGNVFSELMHANGR, from the coding sequence ATGCTCACGCTTGCCCTCTACCTATTCTTGTTCCCTCTCCTCCCCTACCTCGTCGCTGCCACCGAAAACCCACAGCCCTATAATGCAACTGATTATTTTTTACTCAACTGTGGTTTGATCTCCACCCAAACCTCAAATGATGGACGGAAATGGGAGGATGACGCAAAATTCTCTCTCCCTTACATGCCAAACACATCATTAGTATCCACAGCCTCCAAACAAGACCCTTCTGTTGAGATAGTCCCTTACATGACTGCTCGTACCTTCCACAATCAATTCACGTACTCCTTCCCTGTTTCACCGGGCCAAAAGTTTGTGCGCCTCTACTTTTACCCAGTTTCATACTCCAGTGGGCTCGATATAACCAAGTCCTACTTCTCCGTCACCGCCAATAGTTTCACACTCTTAAGCAATTACAGTGCCTACCTCAACGTTTTTGGGACAAGCCCTCCCTTAGCCAATAGAGAATTCATCATCAACGTACTGCAGACCGATGAAAGGCTCAACATAACTTTTATTCCATCTCCAAGCTCTTTCGCTTTCATCAATGGTATTGAAGTCGTTTCTATGCCAAACAATCTCTACACAGACCACACAGACGACAGTGTCACCTTCGTAGGTAACAACTATTTCTACAATTTCGACGACACCACTGCTCTTGAGACTCTATACCGGGTGAACGTCGCCGGCCAAGGCATCTCTTCTGTTAAGGACACCGGAATGTACCGGGTTTGGGAACAGGAcgagaaatatatttttggtgGGGATTTGGGAACAACACCTTTCCTGTCCAACGCTAAGATCCAGTACACTAACCACACGCCGGCCTACACGGCGCCGGAGACGGTTTATAGGACTTACAGAACTATGAATCCAGATTCTCATGTCAACCTGAAAACCAACCTCACGTGGTTCTTCACAGTTGATGTTGGGTTTCTTTACCTTGTTAGGCTGCATTTCTGTGAGACTCAGCTGGAAGTTACTGAAGAGAATGAACGCATATTTACcatatttatcaataatcagACGGCTGAGCGTGAAGCGGACGTGATCCACTGGAGCGGTGGTAGCAAAATTCCAGTCTACAAAGACTACGTTGTGTCTGTACAAGATGAAAAACCTGGGAAGCAAGAATTATGGCTCGCGCTGCATCCAAACATGAACTCGAAACCCGAATACGCCAACGCAATTTTGAATGGTCTAGAAATATTCAAGTTGAATAAAACTGATGGTAGTCTTGCCGGGCTCAACCCAGATCCGATTCCATCAACCTCTCCACCAATTGCAACCCGAGACTTGCCATTAACGAAGCCAAAACATAATCTGACAACAACAGCAATAATTGCAATAGCTGTTGGTGCAATATTTGGTATAGCTCTACTCTCTgttcttagtttttttattttccggAGGAGAAAGAGGGTCAAGGACTTGAGCAAGACCAAGTCAAACACAATCAATGGCTCATCTCTACCGTCAGCTGTATGCCGATACTTTCCGTTTTCTGAAATCAGAGCCGCCACAAACAGTTTTGATGATGTTTTGATCATAGGGTTTGGAGGGTTTGGGAACGTGTACAAAGGTTACATTGATGATGGGGCCACCCAAGTTGCAATCAAGCGACTCAAATCTGGGTCACAACAGGGGGCCCACGAGTTCAGGACCGAGATCGAGTTACTCTCCCAGCTTCGACACCATAATCTTGTGTCTCTGATAGGCTATTGTAATGAAAACAGTGAAATGATACTCGTATATGATTATATGACTCGTGGGACTTTACGTGACCATTTGTACAACACCAATAATCCTCCTCTTTCATGGAAGCAACGGCTCGAGATTTGTATTGGTGCAGCGTATGGGTTGCAATACCTTCACGCTGGGGCTAAGCATACGGTGATTCACCGTGATGTAAAGAGCTCGAATATTCTCTTGGATGAGAATTGGGTGGCTAAGGTTTCTGATTTTGGGTTGTCTAAACTTGGTCCAACTAGCTTGTCGAAGACCCATGTAAGCACAGAGGTTAAAGGTAGCTTTGGGTATATGGATCCAGAATATTATCGACTTCAACAGCTGACTGAAAAGTCCGATGTGTACTCTTTCGGTGTAGTGTTGTGTGAAGTACTGAGTGCAAGACCACCGTTGCTTCGTACTGCTAAGAAGAACCAAATGAGCCTTGTTGATTGGTTTCAAGAATGCTATCGTAATCAAATGCTTGATGAAATTGTTGATTCATTTTTGGAGGGTTTGATCGTGCCAGAGTCTCTAAAGAAATTTGGTGAGGTCGGAGTGTCTTGCTTGCTCGATGATGGAATCAAACGGCCATCGATGAATGATGTGGTGTGGGGTCTCGAGTTTGCATTGCAATTACACGAGAGCCCAAAAAATATCAGCCTCGATGAGACTAAAATAGAAATGGTGGATATTGAGAAATCCCTTTATCCAATGTACGCAATTGGGGATAGTTCTGATAGCATGTTCGCTAGTAGTAGTGAACTCGTGTGGAATTCAAAGGGTAGCGGCGTGACCATGACAAGCAGCGAGgagaaaattttggattatACGCAATCTGATAAATTGATGTCAGGTAATGTGTTTTCTGAGCTTATGCATGCAAATGGGCGATAA
- the LOC115968697 gene encoding uncharacterized protein LOC115968697, whose product MTTKFNKDMYAKMRSKKDEPLSNLGKKVVRVTGQGSTPTPIPPIALETTRTASPTTLIEEIVTPGSKRQRVASKGKEKKKADAFSSTIWDDERLALDRAHKVVTPADLRALSDMSLNDVASRHVHKLVQVLGESLHITTEYITQEAKVASLMTRMEALEKENSDLKKNLITSMDKATTLKQKVKVLDDDLRVERQLTQEKDEQLLATKEKLATIAARSVEAFQTTDEYNTVLFSWYFKGFELLRRYLVKHPSGVNMESLDLEEVDKEMALDEAAQSSAPDGDAPDPATDAPATVDASVDT is encoded by the exons ATGACGACAAAGTTCAACAAGGATATGTACGCGAAGATGAGGTCGAAGAAGGATGAGCCCCTGTCCAATCTAGGGAAGAAAGTCGTACGCGTGACCGGGCAGGGCTCTACCCCTACTCCCATTCCTCCCATAGCTCTAGAGACGACGAGAACTGCCTCTCCAACTACGTTAATAGAGGAGATCGTCACTCCAGGCTCAAAAAGGCAGCGCGTGGCTAgtaaagggaaggagaagaagaaggctGATGCTTTCTCGTCCACAATATGGGACGATGAGAGGTTGGCTTTGGACAGGGCTCATAAGGTTGTCACTCCAGCGGATCTAAGGGCTCTCTCAGACATGTCTCTGAACGACGTTGCTTCCCGTCATGTTCATAAGCTCGTCCAG GTGTTGGGAGAGAGCCTCCATATTACTACTGAGTATATCACTCAAGAAGCCAAGGTGGCATCTCTGATGACCCGAATGGAGGCCTTGGAGAAAGAGAACTCCGACCTGAAGAAGAACCTGATTACCTCCATGGACAAGGCGACCACTTTGAAGCAGAAGGTTAAAGTGTTAGATGACGACCTCAGGGTTGAACGCCAGTTGACCCAAGAGAAGGATGAGCAGCTTCTTGCAACCAAGGAGAAGCTTGCCACCATTGCTGCCAGATCGGTGGAGGCCTTTCAGACCACTGACGAGTACAATACTGTACTCTTCAGTTGGTATTTCAAAGGTTTCGAGCTGCTCAGGAGGTATCTCGTCAAGCACCCTTCTGGGGTCAACATGGAGAGTTTAGATCTGGAGGAGGTAGATAAGGAGATGGCTTTGGACGAGGCTGCTCAGTCCTCTGCCCCAGATGGTGATGCTCCAGATCCTGCCACCGATGCCCCTGCCACTGTGGATGCTTCTGTTGATACCTGA